From the genome of Pseudomonas sp. TMP9, one region includes:
- a CDS encoding DUF58 domain-containing protein — MIAQLRPRWNRWLSRRIPPAASVRLNQRRIFIIPSRVGAAFMLALLLMLLAAINYQNSLAYGLTFLLASVFVVAILHTYRNLAGLILKAGSSPAVFVGEPAGFRVRLESSQRPHQAVSLGWPVAEMQVQDVPAQGVSECQLNLPAIQRGWLRPGRLRVESRFPLGILVAWSWVDLEQQVLVYPRPLPGDLPLSAGSSDDQDEQGSRPHGQGVDDYQGLKAYQPGDSKRRLHWKAYSRGQGLLVKDFAAITGRDVQLDFEALAGDAEMRLSLLCHWVLQLSERQQAFALSLPGQLLSADSGELHRDACLRALALFGRGP, encoded by the coding sequence TTGATCGCTCAGTTAAGGCCGCGCTGGAACCGCTGGTTGTCTCGGCGCATCCCGCCGGCTGCCAGCGTGCGGCTTAACCAACGGCGCATTTTTATCATCCCCAGTCGAGTCGGTGCGGCTTTTATGCTGGCGCTGCTGTTGATGCTGCTGGCAGCGATCAATTATCAAAATAGCTTGGCCTATGGCCTGACCTTCCTCTTGGCCTCGGTGTTTGTGGTCGCCATTCTGCATACCTACCGCAACCTTGCTGGTTTGATTCTTAAGGCTGGCAGTTCGCCGGCAGTGTTTGTTGGCGAGCCCGCCGGTTTTCGCGTGCGCCTAGAAAGCAGCCAGCGGCCCCATCAAGCGGTCAGCCTGGGTTGGCCTGTGGCTGAGATGCAGGTTCAGGATGTGCCCGCACAGGGCGTTAGTGAGTGCCAGTTGAACCTGCCGGCTATCCAGCGTGGCTGGCTACGGCCAGGCCGGCTGCGGGTTGAGAGCCGCTTCCCACTGGGTATTTTAGTGGCCTGGAGCTGGGTGGATTTAGAGCAGCAAGTACTGGTTTACCCGCGACCTTTACCCGGTGATCTGCCGCTGTCCGCCGGGAGCAGTGATGATCAAGACGAGCAGGGCAGCCGGCCTCATGGGCAAGGGGTCGATGATTACCAAGGGCTGAAGGCGTACCAGCCGGGCGACTCCAAACGGCGTCTGCACTGGAAGGCCTATTCCCGGGGTCAAGGGCTGCTGGTCAAAGATTTTGCTGCAATCACCGGGCGAGACGTGCAACTGGATTTCGAGGCTTTAGCCGGTGATGCAGAGATGCGCCTGTCGCTGCTCTGCCACTGGGTGTTGCAACTCAGCGAACGCCAGCAGGCCTTTGCCCTGAGCTTGCCCGGCCAACTGCTCAGCGCCGACAGTGGTGAGTTGCACCGCGATGCCTGTCTGCGCGCTCTGGCCTTGTTCGGTCGCGGGCCATGA
- a CDS encoding DUF3488 and transglutaminase-like domain-containing protein, translating into MSRIGSIPRVSLTWLLVAQVLVIIPHLTHLPLWIIGLWLGSAAWRIQIFRMRARYPNAWVKGALMLAAAVGVFLSRGSLVGLDAGVVLLIAAFVLKLLEMRTRRDALVLVFLGFFVVVTAYLFDDSMLMAFYSLLPVTALLAALIGLQQSSLANQPWPTARLAASMLLQALPVMLLLFVFFPRMGPLWSLPVPNDKATTGLSNSMTPADVADLSRSAALAFRASFSGDTPPRSELYWRALTLDQFDGRRWSQSDYAEFAPGAQWQKQGEALSYSIVMQPSSQRWLFALDVAETTLEQTRQMSDFRLQRRQPVDRSLIYQVTSWPQALRELQPSQQTLRRALQLPEQGEPRSRAWAAQLKRDYPQPEQLVQALLSHFNREPYAYTLRPPTLGVNNIDDFLFETRSGFCAHYAGAMTYVLRAAGIPARVVAGYQGGEFNPSGNYVQVRQFDAHAWVEYWQAGQGWVSVDPTFQVAPERIDMGLEEALAGEQSFLEDSPFSPLRYRNLSWLNELRLAWDNVNYGWQRWVLGYQSQQQLEFLQRWLGQVDAKSLVAGLVGGGGVLLGLLALWLFKPWQRERDVQQRLFRRFEGLLTRHGVPRAPGEGPRDYAARAGLLLPAQAQAITDFATAFEAQRYAGQAPSAAVLRQHLITLRRALPWRFTRLEL; encoded by the coding sequence ATGAGCCGGATAGGCTCAATCCCACGGGTCAGCCTGACGTGGCTGCTGGTGGCGCAGGTGTTGGTGATCATCCCGCACCTGACGCATCTACCGTTATGGATTATTGGCCTGTGGCTGGGCAGTGCAGCCTGGCGTATTCAGATCTTCCGTATGCGCGCACGCTACCCGAATGCTTGGGTCAAGGGTGCGTTGATGCTGGCAGCGGCGGTTGGGGTATTTCTCTCGCGCGGCAGCTTGGTGGGCTTAGACGCCGGCGTGGTGCTGCTGATCGCCGCTTTTGTGCTGAAGTTGCTGGAAATGCGCACGCGGCGTGATGCCTTGGTGCTGGTTTTCCTCGGCTTTTTTGTGGTGGTCACCGCTTACCTGTTCGATGACAGCATGCTGATGGCGTTTTACAGCCTACTGCCCGTGACAGCCTTGCTTGCAGCATTGATTGGCCTGCAGCAAAGCAGCCTGGCCAACCAGCCGTGGCCAACCGCGCGTTTGGCCGCGAGCATGCTCCTGCAAGCGCTGCCGGTGATGTTGCTGTTGTTTGTATTTTTTCCGCGTATGGGTCCGCTGTGGTCATTACCCGTGCCCAACGACAAAGCCACTACGGGCCTGTCGAACAGCATGACACCGGCTGACGTCGCTGATCTCAGCCGCTCAGCGGCCTTGGCTTTTCGCGCCAGTTTCAGCGGTGACACGCCGCCGCGCAGCGAGTTGTATTGGCGTGCGCTGACTCTTGATCAATTCGATGGGCGGCGTTGGTCACAATCTGATTACGCCGAGTTTGCGCCTGGCGCGCAGTGGCAAAAGCAGGGTGAAGCGCTGAGCTACAGCATCGTTATGCAGCCCAGCTCACAGCGCTGGCTGTTTGCCCTGGATGTGGCCGAAACCACGCTGGAGCAGACTCGGCAAATGAGTGACTTTCGTCTGCAACGGCGCCAGCCGGTGGACCGCTCGTTGATCTATCAGGTTACCTCCTGGCCGCAGGCGTTGCGTGAGCTGCAGCCGAGTCAGCAAACATTGCGCCGTGCGTTACAACTGCCGGAACAAGGCGAGCCGCGCAGCCGTGCTTGGGCTGCACAGCTCAAGCGCGACTACCCTCAGCCTGAGCAACTGGTGCAGGCGCTGCTGAGCCATTTCAACCGCGAGCCTTATGCCTACACCCTGCGTCCGCCAACGCTGGGGGTGAACAATATTGATGATTTCCTCTTTGAAACGCGTAGCGGTTTCTGCGCCCATTACGCTGGGGCCATGACCTATGTGCTGCGCGCTGCCGGCATCCCAGCGCGGGTGGTGGCAGGGTATCAGGGCGGTGAATTCAATCCGTCGGGCAACTACGTGCAGGTGCGGCAGTTTGATGCGCATGCCTGGGTTGAGTATTGGCAAGCGGGGCAGGGCTGGGTCAGCGTCGATCCCACATTTCAGGTTGCGCCCGAGCGCATCGACATGGGCTTGGAAGAGGCCTTGGCGGGGGAGCAGAGCTTTCTCGAAGATTCCCCCTTTTCACCGCTGCGCTACCGCAACCTCAGTTGGCTAAATGAACTGCGCCTGGCCTGGGACAACGTTAATTACGGCTGGCAGCGCTGGGTACTCGGCTACCAGAGCCAGCAGCAGTTGGAGTTTCTCCAGCGCTGGCTGGGGCAGGTCGATGCTAAGTCGCTGGTGGCAGGCTTAGTCGGCGGTGGTGGCGTGCTACTGGGTCTGCTTGCGCTCTGGCTGTTCAAACCCTGGCAGCGCGAACGTGATGTGCAGCAGCGTCTGTTCCGCCGTTTCGAGGGGTTGTTAACGCGCCATGGCGTGCCTCGTGCGCCCGGCGAAGGGCCGCGTGATTATGCGGCGCGGGCAGGCCTGCTACTGCCTGCGCAAGCACAAGCGATTACTGATTTTGCTACGGCCTTTGAAGCGCAACGTTATGCCGGGCAGGCACCGTCGGCAGCCGTGTTGCGTCAGCATTTAATAACGCTACGGCGGGCACTGCCGTGGCGCTTTACCCGCTTGGAGTTGTAG